AGACAAGCAGAGTTTATAGAAATGAAGTCCAACCTGAAGCACCTTGAAGTTTTAGTTGCTCAGCAGAGCCAGGAATTCCAGCAGCTGTGCAAGCAGCTAGGCCAGCTGAATGTGCCCAGTGTCCTAGCAGAGCTGAAGAGATTGATCTCAGTGCCTCCAGTGAAAGACAGCGCTTCTCAGACGTCGCCACCTTTGGCCCAGAGCCTCAATCTCACCAGGCAGGAAAAATACACCTCTGAGAAACCAGTTTTATGGCAGGCCCAGGCCCTCCCTGCTGCATGGAATCCTGGTATGGGCTCCCTACAGCCTGGAGAATTTGGTGTCTGGGGTGAAGGAGCAAAGAATGATGCCCTCCAAGAAGAGGCTGCACTGCCAGCATTTGGGTCCCATGAAAGAAATAGGCATGTAAATGACAAGGCGGTGCAGACTAACTGCAAGAACTGGGCTGTTACTAAAGCAGGTGCCAAGAACCATGGTTCCAGCATCCCAGGCCATAAGATTCCTAGTGACAGGGACCTGGTTTCCCAAGGAGCCTCACAGCTCACATCATTGGAGATAAACAACTTTTCAACCAGCATTAAGAATGCCTGCCAAAAATATCAAGCCCAAAGTATGTTTTTGTGTGACCCACGTGAACATTTGGTGATTAAACAGAAAGATGGGACTGTAGAAATGCGGGGGAAAGACAAGAAGCAGCAGCCCAGGAAGGCCCACAGGGCCCACAGAGGCAGGCTCCTAGCCAGCAAGCAAAAACAAATCCCAATCCAGACCTGTAAATTCAATTCCAAATATCAGAGTCCTCAGCCTGCAATTTCTGTCCCTCAAAGGCCCTTCCTGGGACAGCAGGAACCCCATGCTCAGCCTCTGCATCTGCAGTGTCCCAGGAGCCCCAGAAAACCAGTCTGCCCTATTCTGGGAGGAACAGTCATGCCCAATAAGACAGTAAGAGCAGTGCAGGGAAGACTCTTGCAGCTCAGCAGGTGCTCTTCCCAAGACAACTGGCTACTTTCCAGCAGTTCCCAGGGGGACCACCAGATGAGCTGGTTCAGTGACCTCAATCTCGGATGTTCAGAGACCCCTCTATGCAAGGAGGCAGGAAAGAATTTGCTCTATGACCTGGGTTTTGATAGCAGTGATGATGATGGCTTCTGACCAGTCCACAGTTGATTTATTGGTCTCAGCTAGAAAGAGAAATTGCAGGACATTTGGGCTGGCCAACAGCAGAAAGTCCCTGAAGCCTGCCAAGTACCAGGGTCAGAGGCCCTGCTGAGGTGGGGCAATGAGCACGAGGGCAGGGAAGGTCCAGCATTCTGGGTACCAGGTGCTGCCCCTGACAAGGATTAAGTGCATCCTTATTTATTGGAATGAAATGTGAAAATGGTGCTGATGAAAGCTGAGGCAGCAGCCTGGTTGTGGGGCATCTGGAGCAGGGTGCCTGTACTTTGGCGAAAGGCGGGCAGGCCTCCTTATGGAGTATTGTGTAGCAGAAGGGCTCTCATAAAACTGTTGCGGTGGCAGCATGACTCCAAACAACATTTTTGGGTCTTTAAAATATTCCCTACACATGACCAATACATTTTCAGGcctcaggatttttttctttcttatttttagccACTTATGCTACCagaatgtttgcattttttgatCAGTAGACATATTACAGGACACCCTCAATCTTCTTgtgaacagagaaaataaaatatcagcctGCCAGTGAAAGAGGTGACATTCACTAGCAAATGTCCAGAGCATATCACTGCTCACAAGCCATTTTTCTTCCTGGTTGCTTTTTCCCTTGTCCTGTTTTTCAAGCACTTTCTTAAAACTAACAATATTGTAGATCTTGTATTTCTGAAGAGCAGTGGGCTTATATGGGACTTTGGCTTTCCATTTTTATCTTGCTGAAGTTTTTGAGTTTTTGCaacacatatgtattttttgttatcagaaataagataaaacatttaaaagcatatatattttttctttctttccgcCCCCCTCCCCAAccgagatggagtattgctctgtcacccaggctagagtgcagtggtgtgatctcagttcactgcaacctctgcctcctgggttcaagcaattctgcctcagcctcccgagtagctgggattacaggcgcccaccaccacacccagctaatttttgtatttttagtagagatgggggtttcactatgttggccaggctggtctcgaactcctgacctcatgatctgcctgcctcagcctcacaaaatgctgggattacaggcatgagccactgcgcctggcctgttttttcttTCAAGTTTATCAAACTGATGTcccagtttaattttttaagtttacttAGGAAATGAAATAGAAGCCaggcacacttgtaatcctagcacttggggaggctgaggcaggaggattgcttgaggccaggagctcaagactaacctgggcaacatggtgagacccccatctcttttttttttttttgagacagagtctcgctctgtcacccaggctggagtgcagtggctcgatcttggctcactgcaagctcctcctcctgggttcacaccattctcctgcctcagcctaccaagtagctgggattacaggtgcctgccaccacgcctggctaattttttgtatatttagtagagacggctttCTCCatattagtcaggatggtctcgaactcccgaccccaggtgatctgcccgcttcagcatcccaaagtgctgggattacagacatgagccaccacgcctggcctgtgagaccctatctctaccaaaaaacaaacaaacaaacaaaaattagctggacatggtggtatgcacctgtggtctcagctacttggaaggctgagatgggaggatcacttgagcccaggagtttgaggttacagtgagctatgattgtgccactgcactccagcctgagtgacagaacaagaccttgtctcttaaaaattaaaatgagaggccgggcgcagtggctcacgcctgtaatcccagcactttgggaggccgaggtgggcggatcactaggtcaggagattgagaccatcctggctaacacagtgaaaccctgtctctactaaaaatacaaaaaaaaaaaaattagccaggcgtggtggcgggtgcctgtagtcccagctacttgggaggctgaggcaggagaatggcgagaacccgggaggtggagcttgcagtgggccgagattgtgccaccgcactccatcctgagcgacagagcgaggcagagcttgcag
This region of Gorilla gorilla gorilla isolate KB3781 chromosome 2, NHGRI_mGorGor1-v2.1_pri, whole genome shotgun sequence genomic DNA includes:
- the IHO1 gene encoding interactor of HORMAD1 protein 1; this translates as MNFNVWNIKEMLSIPSGSGNKKSSNWNNNQNDYSSLSDSQFLFGSQFCPENSETLSAPLDFGAHLRHSKQSQQNSLEGEPSIFTKYQTKPQLFGGDIKDGGLFPPPLSVGKSKGLLEQFEEKKKRAKDKCDSETLYNFVSNVRESILRLQTSVEKSEEHLSSRSQSILDSLETVAKTLQESIQAQNELVFEAIQDKGNMEQAILEMKKRFEARQAEFIEMKSNLKHLEVLVAQQSQEFQQLCKQLGQLNVPSVLAELKRLISVPPVKDSASQTSPPLAQSLNLTRQEKYTSEKPVLWQAQALPAAWNPGMGSLQPGEFGVWGEGAKNDALQEEAALPAFGSHERNRHVNDKAVQTNCKNWAVTKAGAKNHGSSIPGHKIPSDRDLVSQGASQLTSLEINNFSTSIKNACQKYQAQSMFLCDPREHLVIKQKDGTVEMRGKDKKQQPRKAHRAHRGRLLASKQKQIPIQTCKFNSKYQSPQPAISVPQRPFLGQQEPHAQPLHLQCPRSPRKPVCPILGGTVMPNKTVRAVQGRLLQLSRCSSQDNWLLSSSSQGDHQMSWFSDLNLGCSETPLCKEAGKNLLYDLGFDSSDDDGF